The following are encoded together in the Triticum dicoccoides isolate Atlit2015 ecotype Zavitan chromosome 6B, WEW_v2.0, whole genome shotgun sequence genome:
- the LOC119324785 gene encoding flavonoid 3',5'-hydroxylase-like codes for MHLTLGRQGVVVASTPDAARLFLRDHGGCFLDRPADDVAPTVLAYGAQDLVFAPYGPRWRRLRRECSLGLLGPQALADWAGARHEEVGRMVRAMSRRGAGEAVEVPEFLFCAMANMIGQAVVGRRVLDEAGGEQAREFKEMVVELMTTAGLVNLGDFLPALAWMDLQGLGRRMRRLSARLDRVWSRLLSEHEAAVAHSDRQHGRHPDLVDRLIACRGAGEDITDLNIKALLNNLFTAGTDTSSSTIEWALAEMLANPAILRRAQAEMDGVVGRDRLLEESDVPHIPYLRAICKETFRLHPSTPLSLPRLSTEPCTVQGYHIPEGTRLLVNIWAIGRDPAVWPEPARFDPGRFMTEEGSKVEPLGSHFELIPFGAGRRICAGARMGLTLVHHMLGVLVHAFDWEMPEGGTAGMDMDEEFGLALQKKVPLRAVVRPRLAPAAYQ; via the exons ATGCACCTGACCCTCGGCAGGCAGGGCGTCGTGGTGGCCTCCACGCCGGACGCGGCGCGCCTTTTCCTCAGGGACCACGGCGGCTGCTTCCTCGACCGGCCAGCGGACGACGTGGCGCCCACGGTGCTGGCGTACGGCGCCCAGGACCTCGTCTTCGCGCCCTACGGCCCCAGGTGGCGCCGCCTGCGCCGGGAATGCAGCCTCGGCCTGCTCGGCCCCCAGGCGCTCGCCGACTGGGCGGGCGCGCGCCACGAGGAGGTCGGCCGCATGGTCCGCGCCATGAGCCGGCGGGGCGCGGGCGAGGCGGTGGAGGTGCCGGAGTTCCTGTTCTGCGCGATGGCCAACATGATCGGGCAGGCGGTGGTGGGCCGGCGGGTGCTGGACGAGGCCGGGGGCGAGCAAGCGAGGGAGTTCAAGGAGATGGTGGTGGAGCTGATGACCACGGCCGGGCTGGTGAACCTCGGCGACTTCCTGCCGGCCTTGGCGTGGATGGACCTGCAGGGGCTCGGTCGGAGGATGCGCCGGTTGTCGGCGAGGCTCGACAGGGTCTGGAGCCGGCTGCTGTCCGAACATGAGGCGGCCGTGGCCCACAGTGACAGGCAGCACGGCCGCCATCCGGACCTTGTCGACCGGCTGATCGCATGTCGTGGCGCCGGAGAGGACATCACAGACCTCAACATCAAAGCTCTACTTAAC AACCTGTTCACGGCGGGGACGGACACGTCGTCGAGCACCATCGAGTGGGCGCTGGCGGAGATGCTGGCGAACCCGGCGATCCTCCGACGAGCACAGGCGGAGATGGACGGCGTGGTGGGCCGGGACCGGCTCCTCGAGGAATCCGACGTCCCGCACATCCCCTACCTCCGCGCCATCTGCAAGGAGACGTTCCGCCTGCATCCCTCGACGCCGCTCAGCCTGCCCCGCCTCTCCACCGAGCCGTGCACGGTGCAGGGGTACCACATCCCGGAGGGCACGAGGCTGCTCGTCAACATCTGGGCCATCGGCCGGGACCCGGCGGTGTGGCCGGAGCCGGCGAGGTTCGACCCCGGGAGGTTCATGACGGAGGAGGGGAGCAAGGTGGAGCCCCTCGGGAGCCACTTCGAGCTCATCCCGTTCGGCGCCGGCAGGAGGATTTGCGCCGGCGCGCGCATGGGGTTGACCCTGGTGCACCACATGTTGGGCGTGCTGGTGCACGCCTTCGACTGGGAGATGCCGGAGGGTGGCACCGCCGGGATGGACATGGACGAGGAGTTCGGCCTTGCTCTGCAGAAGAAGGTGCCGCTCAGGGCCGTCGTGCGCCCGCGCCTCGCACCCGCCGCGTACCAGTGA
- the LOC119320372 gene encoding putative F-box/FBD/LRR-repeat protein At4g13965 — protein MLEMATASDSDPFGDLPDELLSRVLSFLPAENAVQTCVLDTRWRDLWRRLTSLLFVFDGPTFPRYNRFKQLVKLVICLRGNSPLIRCEIDAYPDDEPENTFTNTRLLIDYALACEAEELVVRAADIQYDLPVFDVPLSLISQHLKTLHLEGVNLDHSALNFSGCPVLEDLRIQQDSTLQHSCM, from the coding sequence ATGCTCGAGATGGCTACTGCGAGTGACAGTGACCCTTTTGGAGACCTCCCCGACGAGCTCCTATCGCGCGTGCTCTCCTTCCTTCCGGCAGAGAATGCCGTGCAGACCTGTGTGCTCGACACCCGGTGGCGCGACCTCTGGAGGCGCTTGACCAGCTTGCTGTTCGTCTTTGATGGGCCAACGTTTCCGCGATACAACCGTTTCAAACAGTTGGTGAAGCTGGTCATCTGTCTCCGTGGGAACTCGCCTCTCATCAGGTGCGAGATCGATGCCTATCCTGACGATGAGCCGGAGAACACGTTCACAAACACCAGGTTGTTGATTGACTACGCTCTGGCATGCGAAGCTGAGGAACTCGTAGTAAGAGCAGCTGACATTCAGTACGACCTACCGGTGTTCGATGTGCCCCTTAGTCTCATCTCCCAACACTTGAAGACCCTGCACCTTGAAGGGGTCAACCTCGATCACTCTGCTTTGAACTTCTCAGGCTGCCCGGTGTTAGAGGACCTAAGGATTCAACAGGATTCAACTTTGCAACATTCATGCATGTGA